The Mytilus edulis chromosome 5, xbMytEdul2.2, whole genome shotgun sequence genomic interval GAAAATAACTAATAACAGTTTGTGTAATTTTTGTAACATAGAAGAAGACCATGctcattattttttcaattgcTCTTATTTAACAAGATTTTGGCAACAAATAAACGATCTCTTAAAAAAGAgtaatttagatttttcaataaaattacaacACATGATATTTGGATACAAAATTACAGACAGCAAGTATTACCCAATAAATGTTTTGGTTACAATTAttagtttttcaatatataagtcGTACTATGTATCTGagcagaaaacaaaaaaacatagacgtattcagaattttttattaatgaatacACCAAGAGAGTAGATACCAATATTAATGGACAGAAGACAGTAAGTCTAATGTTACtttcaattaaaagaaacataatcaatgaataatttttatattgttaatatagaggtttgtaaacaaaatgtatgtcaatTAATTTAATCAGCTGATTATTCCCTGGGTAGTCAGTGGATTGTAACAGGGTACGCCAAGAGAAGCTTGGAATCTTGATGGTTTATGTAACAagcaatatttgatgaataaaattattatgtagttaaaaaaaaagatatgatgaGTATATTTAAAGAGATCCTTGATGTTTATTCGCCATCATATCATGGTATCAACTAAAACCTCTAGTTGTGATATAACTTTTAATCTTTCTTGTGATAAAGATATTCACAGCCAAAATGGAAATCCCGCATGTACCCATAATTTATTTAGAAGAGAAGATTTAAAAAGCGATCATAAATTCGTCGTTCCATCGGTCACAAGGACTAGCGATACCTGAACCTCACAATAAGAGTTATGCAGCAGGACATCTGAAATTGACACTAGATACGTTTTATTATCACCAATTCGAATCAGTTTGGCGACTCCATTATATTGCAACAGTTTCCACGGTCTTAGGTCTTTAAAATATAGTATAGTTGTCTGGTCTGTAACGTATTGTGTACTGTAAACTATTGTCACAttttccccatgtgaaattgaaatatCGTCTAAAAGTAATATCCAAAAtgcttttcaaaatataaattgaagtgtatgctataaatttattactttgggatacaatacggcatattttgttaaataaaggcaacagtagtataccgctgttcaaaactcgtaaatcgatggacaaaaaacaaaatcggggtaacaaactaaaactgagggaaacgcaataaatgtaagaggagaacaacgacacaacattaaaatgtaacacacacagaaacggaataagcattagacaaaatccgatgagaataacaaacatAACATCTAGTTATGGTTAAAGTGACCAAATAAGGAAACAAATGCtgcacagaggaacaagtgatcagtatgctggcgTTTCAATTCGACAACATATATGTTGATTTTAGAGTTAGACGTTTTCAACAACTTGTCGACATTCCATATGAGAACGAATTTGCGCCTCTTCTAGccaacatctttttattttcatataaggctgagttcctccagacacacaaaatgataaaaaaaaaagccagattatttattttcacaattagATATATGtatgataaaagaagatgtggtatgattgtcaatgagaaaaatCTCCACAggaaacaaaatgacacagaaattaacagctataggttgCCACACGACCTTGAATAAAATGAGCAAAGCCAACACCGCATTGTGAACTATAAAAGGTTCAAAAATTACAAACGAACGGCCTAACTTATGTACAgagaaatgaacgaaaaacacagCAAGAAttgacagccactgaattacaggcacctaGCGGGATCAAACATGTTAACGGAATCCCACAACCCTCCCCTAAcgttggacagtggtgtaacagcacaacacaagaacgaactataaaaatcaattgtaaaATAGTTAACTCATCAGGTAGacacaaatagaaatacatataacaaaactaTAGAGTGGTCGTAGCCGGTTACTTTTTCAtaccgacaacaaaaagacactaagtacagatctgagagtactcggagttactgacagctatttcaaatccaattacaactaataataaaataatcatgGATCTAAgattaaattatcaatcagtacacatccaacatccaatggatttagtgtaaagatgacataaacagtcagagaaaaacatgaccttgagCAATGTCGAGAAAAAGGAATCGACAGATTttagatcatatatatatatatattcctagAAATTTAGTCATTATGTATAATAACTGAATCTtgcaggcattttagaaaatgcctgtaacatatatatatatatatatcaaagatcTTATGAGAATGTTGAATCGATAGGCTTAGAATAAGAAAAAGGActgataagtttaccaggattaTTTCtcaatttccgggcacggttaacaacatctccgtaaaaatgtggatgtgctatcccgtttgaaaaaAAGTTTGCTGCAGGGAAAataaaccaaatctttatatccaAGACAGAATTTATCAAACGTTTCAAGTTATTTGTGGTAAATAAATCCTCATCGTCAACTACAGATCATGAGTTTATATTTTTTGATGTTTGATCTTAGTTACTTTTTGGGTCTACACCTTTTCTGCCTATATCATCTAAACTTGAGGTATAGGGGAAGGATTGAGAACTCacaaacaagtttaaccccgctgcatttttgcgcctgtcccaagtcaggagccgctgacctttgttagtcttgcatgttTTTAATgtcagttcatttatatgttttggagttaagtgtgacgttaattcactgaacaagtacacaattttatttagggacTAGCTGAGAATCACCTCCAGGTGTAGGAATTCCCGCTGCGTTCAGACCTATttgtggtcttcggctgttggcTGCTCTTTGGTCGATTTGTTGTCTATTTGAAAtattcccgatttccattctcaagtttatTGAACATATTCTTTTACATGGCAATTACATTGTGTACCTACCTTTTTATTTTTGatacaattgacttttgtgattccTTCAACAAAACATGGAAAAGCCTGCTGATAGATTTGGAGGCAACAGAATCCACGTTTCCTTGGAAGACTTGCATATTTTTCTAACATAAGAGAGTATAGGTAATGTTTCTGgtcaattattatttatttataactaatgaGGTCAGTCTCATAATTCTTTGATAATTGGCATCCTTGATTTTTATTGTTATGATCTTTAtacataaaacattatttttatttacctgtgtagaATTTGAAAACCGGTTTTTGTCAAAAAGGAggattttgtttaaattgttgaATACTTCACAGTGATATCTTACCATAGATTTGTTTaaacttgtttatttacttttgaccttAAATATTTATCCCTAATAACTTTATTAACTATATGTATATGCATTCAGGTATCGAatctcaaatttattcgttcatagtgtgttaaactacgttttttgattgagttgagccttccaattgatattttatcgtgtgtttttctatgttgtgatgttatactattgtctcAGTAAAAAGGAGAAGGTTTAGTACCATTGAAACGTTTACCCCCGCtgcaaaaaattgaaaacaacacgttcaaTAATTTCTTGCGTTCGAAGctcttttctgaatttaccttcatcaggaacgctcaaagccaaacatttgaaatccgaagatgtataagtccaaaactgttgaagagctatatgtcaaaaatacctgaAATAAATATCCAAATTCATCGAAAGCCATCTTTGCCTGGGGgatttgaaaccttagtttcttaataataaatttataaacgggcaattttagtaaagtttgttcaatcatgtcagtaccaaagtactgactattgagctgatgatacccgCGGGGACTGATAATCCACCatcagaggtatcgacccagtgatgtaaaaaattgaaaacaacacgtttaataatttcttgcgtccgaagcgcttttctggatttaccttcatcaggaacgctcaaagtcaaacatttgaaatccgaagatgtataaataccaaaaccgttgaagagctaaatgtcaaaaatacataaaataaatagccaaatcatctaaagccaactttgcctgaggcttttgaaaccttagttttaacctgtcctaagtcaggaatctgatgaacagtagttgtcgtttgtttatgtaatttatacatgttttccgtttctcgtttttttatatacattagaccgttggttttcccgtttgaatggttgtgcacttgtaattttggggccatttatagcttgtgagccaaggctccgtgttgaaggccgaaccttgacctataattgtttacttttataaattgttatttggttggagagttgtctcattggcactcataccacatcttcctatactaTACCTATCATGAGAAAACTATGTttgcaaatataaaacaatgagcAACATTAATTCTAACTATAATAATAAGTTGATTGCCACAACTAATATGTAAGAGAACATTTTGTATCACTGGATATCCCACTGATTGTTAGTGAAAGTGTATGACCAACATTATGTTAGCCTTAACGCATGAACCTTTGATTTAGAGTCCGAAGTTCCAACCCAAAGTTTGTCATCATCATCAATACTAAGACTGCAAGGAAAGTGTATACATAGCTCCGAGATTTTCTTACATATTATAACCTCTCCAGTAAGGCTTAATACGTGCAGGGCATGATTGTTAGTCAGTAACTATTACCATTTCTGTAGATGTTACCGCTATATCTTTTGGGTCAAACTTATCAAAACTTCCATTATAACTCCATTGGAGTTGTCCTACTTTATCTATTACCACAACCCTTCCTGGTCCGCCGTGTAAAAGATCTACAACAAAGATATATTTGTCGTTAGAGCAGATTCTACGTGGCCATGTAAACAGTCTTTGGTTATCTCCGTCATACTCGAAACATTGTTTAATATCCCCATTATGATCCATTAATACAACTCTTCTTACAATGTCATTACTAATTGTAATGTAGTCTGAGTCACTAAACCCGAGAAATATTTCATTTTGCTTGTTTACATGAACACCTAATGTATATAAAGGAAAAACAGTCCCAAATTTCTTCACTTGGTTATCTGTGGTATAAAGCTTTAATTCTGTTTTTCCTGATGATACGAGTAAATCTCCATTGTTCATCATAGCCATGTCAAACACCAAGAGGGTTTCTTTTAATTCACTGCACTGAATGATTCGGTCCTTCTCTACTGTTACTCTTCGTAAAACATCACCCCAAGAAGTCCCCATAAACGCTAAATTGTCAgcacattttataaattttatagtatGGTCGAACTCGGTGTTGTAAGTTTGAACAGTTTTAATATCAGAATATTCATTTACAGAGCCAAAGATATCACTCATGGGTTGTTTTGAAAGTTTTCCTTGTGTGAATTTTCTGTGTGAAAGTACTGCTTGACTAACGGTTTTATCTGGCATTGTTTTATCAAGAAAAAGACTTGTATCAAAAACATCAGAGGCAGATGGGGAACTTAGTGTTAGATTCAGCTGACTTTTCCTTTTCTCCAATCCATCTTTTCTTTGTGTAACACAATAtagttctttgttaattgttTCCTCTCTTGGTTTCCTTAATTGattcaattttgacaaaagaaCATCAGCATGTTTTACAATGTTATCTCTGATTTCTATaattttttctttatcttctgtaaattgtttattgtcTTCAGACAATATATGTAACAGGTACTCCCTTTGTTCATTAAAAAAGAGAATGTCAGATTCAATTTTGCCTTTTATATCCCTTATGTCTTCGATGTTTTCCTTGTAAACTTTGTCCAGTTTACTGTACGTATGGTTGTGGTGATCTCCAATCAAGCAGTCACAACATACGGGCATATTGCAGTTTTTACAATGTAATACACACTTCTCATTACTATGTTGTGCACATGTCATTTTTTTCAAGTCGACTTTGCGAGTTTTGTCTAAAACAAATTCAGTTACACAATCCCTCAGAATAATTTCATGTTCAGTTGATGATTTGCTTTTTGAGTGAATTCTTGTAGTACAAAATTGACATAACAACAAATCACAGTTGATacacttccatttaatttcagaACATTCCTCACAAAATTGACATATTGAAATTGTCTGTGCTTTTAGTGTAGAATTAAAACATGCCATTATGTGATGTACATGGCTTTGTTACGTTGATATAATATATTAATAGTCAATTGTGAATTCAAACATGTTATACTATATCTTTTATTTCGACCAAATTGATATGAAAGATAACGTAAGGCCATAATAGTTTTTATCTTTTGCTTTCAAAATAACGTTCCGAATTTGAACTGTTTGTTTATTTGACTTTTATGTCTCTAAAACTGTAGGAGTGATAAAGTTAATTTGCCTTTACTTATTACTTGTATTCTGCTCCTCcaaattttataactttatatttcaaagagggacgaaagataccagagagacagtcaaactcataaattgaaaataaactaacaacgccatggctaaaaatgaaaaggacaaacatacaaactatagcacacatgacacaacatacgAATggtgtccttataccgatgataaaatttagtcaatgttttgacttgtttgtgatatcgaaaaccctggtgtaacaatttttcagtaatacataaatttctctagttaaaatctaaaacattgttacatacacgagcgaatcgtataagttgagatatataaaaacaagggaacgtcaccatctaaaaatggataattaacgataggaaatgaaaaatcatctcttttataataaattttagtattaagctttccgttagtgatatagatatcaggatcgaggaaagggcagtggtcattgttagtattagctttatttaaagtaagttcaacttgataaatttctttagtatacatactgaagtcgtcattattgagagccaaaatatcatccaaatatctaaaagtattattaaatgtgtttatcagatgttgtttcgatgggtctttgctgatttttgtcataaattgtaactcatagcaatacaaaaacaggtccgcaataagtggtgcacagttagtccccattagaattccgataacctgacgatatacggaatctccaaagcgaacaaaaatgttatctagtaaaaatttaagggcatatatagtatcaaataattatcaaaggtactaggatgataatttagtacgccagccgtgcgtttcgtttacatcagactcatcagtgacgttcatatcaaaatatttataaagccaaacaagaacaaagttgaaaagcattgaggatccaaaattccaaaaagtggtgccaaatacggctaaggtaatctatgcctgagataagaaaatgcatgtccaattgacatagtttttttgttgtttatttttactaaaaaatgacctaaaagaatttgaacatatatatatatattcacattctgattttttaaatgcccatttaactaggtgtgtgatttttttcttaatgagaatgtgaggcaatgtgggaATACAGGGTagacaaatcaaaactttgaacagattcaaaatcaccaatataagcatgcaatttatcaagtactttcaacgagtttttgacacttcAGAAGTAATTAATttcactattttcgaaggccttatttgaacaatttattatcagatgtcgttttctgaaaatggagtcagttggaatgttggtgaattggtaatttcttttttcagaacctcaatgttttatccatttcaaacagtaagtacggagtgagtcgttgttgatattacgacactcattccaattaataatagaCGGGGGatgatatttaggtcctttactgtggaatgattttaactctcggtcttgaacgatgtttagatctcctgttataacatgggaaatgggtccataaatatctTCGGaattactacaattacatgaagtaggtgtattttcactgatattaacatctttacacaattggttataattaaacacaaatttccgggtagatttcttgtaaatataacaaataagagggagcttagtattgtcaaaatatccaggaatttgttctttaacagaatggtcgttaaatataccggcaatatttacaaaatcaaaacctttattgacatactttattttaataaaatgtttttttatgatcctcagggcgatcaattttgggaaatagtttagagtaacaatatgccataataatttgaactatttcatacttaggactgctatatgaaattgtgttgcaatcctccaaaattgtATTTAACCTATTAACCAGTAATGAACAgagctttgttaacagataatgtctgccgttgtatttttaaatagaaattgagtccgaaatattggtatgattggtccgatattttctttgattgcgattttttctacgaccgtgagaacggtttttacgaacaggtttagaaactatatccaaaacgttaacggaatcggttcttgatatattaccaattcccatgatattatcattaagacatttaattcaattattttctgtgatcgtacaaactttgaatgagattcaccaggctgcttatttactacttctaaaggttgaactgctaaatatttaataggatgattgtgcttcttaaggtgttgataaatacttttgaatttattgggtcttttaaaacgatacagatgttcttgggtgcgtttagataaatatcgtccagtttcacatacgtactgaataccacatcccggtttgtttcatgttagtaaataaataaaactgtttgtttttcaagttatatcagtttttaaaaatttaaagaaaatgtgcgaccattaaacgtggaccttaccgttttgttggtggaaagacggggacatgtaaattatttttttacatgacacttatcgatagaagggtaaccacgatttttattgtaagaaatgttagcgatggtagtatttttagataaccgattttgaagatcgagacgtgtagataccctttgaacgagtttagtatttaatatttttccatttctaagcctcatatttgttttttgtttgtgaattatattataaaggagcaaagactggcgcccagaatatgaaccagcatacaataaattAAGTTaatatgtaaaaatgataaatctgttGACGGAATGATATCTGGGTTCATGTTATTTCCAATTGCAGTTATAATGTATGTGTATGTTGATCatatacattacatgtatgttgacCATCACTTCAAAATGAATTGTGTCAGGTCAGGAACATTGTCATCCTCGCTAGCCTAGGGGGACGATCCAATCCCCTCCTCTGAATCGTAAACCTTTGGTAACGATTATGGATCATTGTCAGACTTTCGTTACATTGTTTTTATACTTTAATGGATTACTATTACATatcatgacttggatggagagttgtctcattggcattcatacaacATCTATCGTAGATTGGTTGTATCTGACACAAATTAAGGCTTACAAAATAAGTCCGTCTGTTtgcaattaggagataactgtattgtattttaagctccgatggaatcaattggggatttgatggtcgcaaattaagtttactggcgacgcgttagcggagacagtaaacgggtatttgcgaccatcaaatccccaattgatgccgtcggagcttaaaatacaatattgttatctccattctaataaaactgactgaaaacaacgttaaaacatgtatttaaagttTGCCATAttccgtctgcgcttgcgcgtacctcccatagcatcaattgtcaattcaTGCCATGTAAATatgtgacgttatccaatcaaaatgaacgttacaaatgtGTTGCATTAGAAAGATACTTGTATTGGCAATCTGAACAGCTAACGTCACAACAAGGGTGACGTCGTCTACATGGAAAGCGGTAGTGGGAACACCTCATGTGCAATTCTTAAcaacatcttattatatctatttaACCATCTTCCCTAGCCAACGGTTACGATCCACTCCTGttgtcatcttcgctagccaatgATTACGACCCACTGAAGaaagcgggagtggatcgtaacccttggctagaaAAGATGCTATTTAACGTGCTGATGAGAGATCTTTTATTCTAAACAACTATGTGACATATTTTAAAGACAGCTGTCTATCACTGAAAACTCcatgattttatttgtttcaaagtaCATGGGTAGAATAAGCCAGTTTGATAccctttttatataatattgacATATCTCCAGATACATTATCTAGAttctataaatttaaaaaatcttttacaatgaacaaaaaattcacacacaaagttgtgttataaaaaaattaatgataatgTATAATAATACACTATATCAGATCAATAAACACGAGGATTACAATTCATGGACTTCGGATACTTGATCTAGTTAAAATTTAATCTCAAATTTAGTGAGCTATGATAAATCTGAGagaagataataacacaatgttgactgctgtacccctatttttaacatttttaccgattatgtcagtttgttttgtttacacatcatTATCAATATACTAATAAAGGAATGTTATTTCATAAAACTGAGAGGTTTAGCTGGATATAAAACCagggtttaatccaccattttctttataagaaaattataagaaaatggctgtaccaagtcaggagtatgataGATGTTGTTtattcgtttgctgtgtttgagctttggattcatccatttgaatagggactttcctttttaaattttccttggaattcaatatttttgtaatgttactTTTTATCAGATTGCGACTAACACTAAGTATCTTAAAGTAATGTATGTATGTAGGCTGTGATAAATGTATAAATACCTCGGTGATGGTCACCATTTGAAATGGGCATCCGTTTCAGAAAATTATGCACTATGTATGAATAACATAAAATCTTGGGGAAAACGTGAATGAAGACTGAGTACTCAAAAGATTCCGTATGCAGTACAATTTGTCTGCGCCAGCAATGAGACCGCAGACATACAATAGATGTTGCTACTCTTGTATACTGGTTTTTCGTGCTATGGGCGCTGTCTCCAGCTTAACTATATACCAAcatcatgtatacatgtagataC includes:
- the LOC139522283 gene encoding uncharacterized protein — protein: MACFNSTLKAQTISICQFCEECSEIKWKCINCDLLLCQFCTTRIHSKSKSSTEHEIILRDCVTEFVLDKTRKVDLKKMTCAQHSNEKCVLHCKNCNMPVCCDCLIGDHHNHTYSKLDKVYKENIEDIRDIKGKIESDILFFNEQREYLLHILSEDNKQFTEDKEKIIEIRDNIVKHADVLLSKLNQLRKPREETINKELYCVTQRKDGLEKRKSQLNLTLSSPSASDVFDTSLFLDKTMPDKTVSQAVLSHRKFTQGKLSKQPMSDIFGSVNEYSDIKTVQTYNTEFDHTIKFIKCADNLAFMGTSWGDVLRRVTVEKDRIIQCSELKETLLVFDMAMMNNGDLLVSSGKTELKLYTTDNQVKKFGTVFPLYTLGVHVNKQNEIFLGFSDSDYITISNDIVRRVVLMDHNGDIKQCFEYDGDNQRLFTWPRRICSNDKYIFVVDLLHGGPGRVVVIDKVGQLQWSYNGSFDKFDPKDIAVTSTEMVIVTD